A genomic segment from Meiothermus sp. Pnk-1 encodes:
- a CDS encoding ABC transporter ATP-binding protein codes for MERGQGKGKVAGDHLVTEALEVRLGENLILKGVNLTVIPGEIVALLGPSGSGKTTLLRAVAGLVKPSGGRIALGEELFFEGARGVFLPPERRNLGLVFQSYALWPHRTVYENVAYGLRLRRVPEPEVRERVLALLDRLGLTGLERRYPGALSGGQQQRVSLARALAYDPKLLLLDEPLSNLDAKLRDQARVWLREALKATGKAALFVTHDQAEAMALADRIALLHEGRIEQIDTPEELYRNPKTLFVADFLGNPNVVEALVVGLEEGLARLELAGFPFRARAMGTLTPGRLAKLVLRPEALRPAGPGEVNVLEGELAHSLYLGSHYEHWVRVGEALLRFLSPYPLGELRLRLALDPEAALAYPS; via the coding sequence GTGGAGCGCGGGCAAGGGAAGGGAAAGGTAGCCGGGGACCATTTGGTGACGGAGGCCCTCGAGGTGCGCCTGGGGGAGAACCTGATCCTCAAGGGCGTGAACCTCACCGTGATCCCGGGGGAGATCGTGGCCCTCCTGGGGCCTTCGGGCTCGGGGAAGACCACCCTCTTGCGGGCGGTGGCCGGTCTCGTAAAGCCCAGCGGGGGTAGGATCGCCCTAGGAGAAGAGCTTTTCTTTGAGGGGGCCAGGGGGGTCTTCCTCCCTCCGGAGCGGCGGAACCTGGGTCTGGTCTTCCAGTCCTACGCCCTCTGGCCCCACCGCACAGTCTACGAGAACGTGGCCTACGGCCTCAGGCTCCGGCGGGTGCCGGAGCCTGAGGTGCGGGAGCGGGTACTTGCCCTTCTGGATCGGCTCGGTCTCACCGGCCTCGAGCGCCGCTACCCCGGGGCTCTCTCCGGGGGGCAGCAGCAGCGGGTCTCCCTGGCCCGGGCCTTGGCCTACGACCCCAAGCTCCTCCTTTTGGACGAACCCCTTTCCAACCTGGACGCCAAGCTGCGCGATCAGGCTCGGGTGTGGCTCCGGGAGGCCTTAAAGGCCACGGGAAAGGCCGCTCTCTTCGTCACCCACGATCAGGCGGAGGCCATGGCCCTGGCCGATCGGATCGCTCTGCTGCATGAGGGGAGGATCGAGCAGATAGACACCCCAGAAGAGCTCTACCGGAATCCTAAAACCCTCTTCGTGGCTGACTTCCTAGGCAATCCCAACGTGGTGGAAGCGCTGGTGGTGGGCCTCGAGGAGGGGCTAGCCCGGTTGGAGCTTGCGGGTTTCCCCTTCCGGGCCCGGGCTATGGGGACCCTCACCCCGGGGCGGCTCGCCAAGCTGGTCCTCCGCCCTGAGGCCTTGAGGCCTGCGGGTCCCGGAGAGGTGAACGTCTTGGAAGGTGAACTCGCCCATAGCCTCTACCTGGGCAGCCACTACGAGCACTGGGTGCGGGTGGGAGAGGCCCTTCTCCGCTTCCTAAGCCCCTATCCCCTGGGTGAGCTTCGCCTCCGCCTGGCCCTAGACCCGGAAGCAGCGTTGGCCTACCCAAGCTGA
- a CDS encoding iron ABC transporter permease, giving the protein MLLRRSLPSAAPWVLPLFVGGIGLLVLAPLGILFYQSLLTAPFFAPLKRLALEAYRFILHDPYFLEALKNSFLIGLGMILIAVPLGSLFAFLVTKTDLPFARPFELLLLAPIFISPIILGIGFIVAFGPSGFVSGWVETFLGRVPWTIYTLPAIAVIAGLTHVPYVYLYVASTIQNVDASLEEAARVAGARPFRVALSVTLPLVRPALVYSGVLMLLLGFELFGLPLVLGDAKGIMVITTYLYRLTAITGTSAYHLMAAVGVVVVALAFALVLLQRYLLGRMEGRYVAIGARGYRTERLPLGRLRYIWAAVLALYLLIAVVFPVLGVVFRSLVASWGPGVDLREVFTLGHYVEVFKLPNLSRAVTNTLVVATLGGVLALAFYLLIALGIQRGGAWGRVLDYLAGLPRAVPGLVMGLAFLWIFLFVKPMAPWRSTLFALILAYIVVWMPYGVRLLTAALLQVGREVEEAARIAGASPVRAFLQGTLPLLRGGILTAWFLLFIQFVREYSTGVYLLTAGTEVLGAQIVALWGTGAVDVIAALATLQVLIVSGVFLLANRLGVRPQGL; this is encoded by the coding sequence ATGCTCCTTCGCCGTAGCCTGCCTTCCGCTGCTCCCTGGGTCCTTCCCCTCTTCGTGGGGGGAATAGGACTCCTGGTACTCGCCCCCTTGGGCATTCTCTTTTACCAGAGCCTCCTCACCGCTCCCTTCTTCGCTCCCTTGAAGCGATTGGCCCTCGAGGCCTACCGCTTCATCCTCCACGACCCCTACTTCCTGGAGGCCCTGAAGAACTCCTTCCTCATCGGACTGGGGATGATCCTCATCGCCGTGCCTCTGGGGAGCCTCTTCGCTTTTCTCGTCACCAAGACCGATCTCCCCTTCGCCCGGCCCTTTGAGCTGCTGCTCCTCGCTCCCATCTTCATCTCTCCCATCATCTTGGGGATAGGCTTCATCGTGGCTTTTGGGCCCTCGGGGTTCGTTTCCGGCTGGGTGGAGACCTTCCTGGGCCGGGTTCCCTGGACCATCTACACGCTTCCCGCCATCGCCGTCATCGCTGGCCTCACCCACGTGCCCTACGTCTACCTCTATGTAGCGAGCACCATCCAGAACGTGGATGCCTCCCTCGAGGAGGCGGCCCGGGTGGCGGGGGCCAGGCCCTTTCGGGTGGCCCTCTCGGTGACGCTTCCTTTGGTGCGTCCGGCCCTCGTCTATAGCGGTGTCCTGATGCTCCTTCTGGGTTTTGAGCTTTTTGGGTTGCCCCTGGTGTTGGGCGATGCCAAGGGGATCATGGTGATCACCACCTACCTTTACCGCCTCACCGCCATCACCGGCACCTCGGCCTACCACCTCATGGCGGCAGTAGGGGTGGTCGTGGTAGCCCTCGCCTTTGCCCTGGTCCTTCTGCAACGCTATCTGCTGGGCCGGATGGAAGGGCGGTACGTGGCCATCGGGGCGCGGGGGTACCGGACGGAGCGACTGCCTCTGGGCCGCTTGCGGTATATATGGGCGGCGGTTTTAGCCCTTTACCTTTTGATAGCTGTGGTCTTCCCGGTGCTGGGGGTGGTGTTCCGCAGCCTGGTCGCAAGCTGGGGTCCTGGGGTGGACCTGCGAGAGGTCTTTACCCTGGGGCACTACGTGGAGGTTTTCAAACTCCCTAACCTGAGCCGGGCGGTGACCAACACCCTGGTAGTGGCGACGCTGGGAGGGGTTTTGGCCCTTGCCTTTTACCTTCTTATCGCCCTGGGGATTCAGCGGGGTGGAGCTTGGGGCCGGGTCTTGGACTACCTCGCAGGGCTACCCCGGGCGGTGCCGGGGCTCGTTATGGGCCTGGCCTTCCTCTGGATTTTCCTCTTTGTCAAACCCATGGCTCCCTGGCGCAGCACCCTTTTCGCCCTCATCCTGGCCTACATTGTGGTCTGGATGCCCTACGGGGTGCGGCTCCTCACGGCCGCGCTGCTCCAGGTGGGGCGGGAGGTGGAGGAGGCAGCCCGCATCGCCGGGGCCTCGCCGGTGAGAGCTTTCCTCCAGGGCACCTTACCCCTTTTGCGGGGAGGAATTCTCACCGCCTGGTTCCTTCTCTTCATCCAGTTCGTGCGGGAGTACTCTACCGGGGTTTACCTCCTTACTGCCGGGACCGAGGTTCTGGGGGCCCAGATCGTGGCCCTCTGGGGGACAGGGGCGGTGGACGTGATCGCCGCCTTGGCTACGCTACAGGTTCTCATTGTGAGCGGGGTCTTTCTTTTGGCTAATCGGCTTGGGGTACGGCCCCAAGGGCTTTGA
- a CDS encoding ABC transporter substrate-binding protein produces MKKRAVWFLAFAGLLALAQQQTRPSSDPQLVEAANKEGKLVIYSSTDQASAQVLLDDFRRLYPSIQIEYNDLGTQAIYDRFVSETAAGAQSADLLWSSAMELQVKLASEGYALPYDAPEAKNWPANARLENLAYGTTLEPAVVVYNKRFLKPEEVPTTREGLARLLQEARMRGRVATWDPERSAVGFTILKADYDQFPAFQNLIRAFGRAQAALYSSTGAAFEKVISGEHYLAYGFFGSYALLRQRTVKDLGIAYLTDGSVAIQRVAFINKKAAHPNAAKLFLDYLLSLRGQNLMAYTALIFARRETVVGEATPQALYKAVGGKDKVYAIPVSKEILKNLDPAERVRFLTFWRQAIRGQ; encoded by the coding sequence GTGAAAAAAAGAGCCGTTTGGTTTTTGGCTTTCGCCGGTTTGCTGGCTCTTGCTCAGCAACAAACCAGGCCGAGTTCAGATCCCCAACTGGTGGAAGCGGCGAACAAGGAAGGCAAGCTCGTCATATATTCCTCCACCGATCAGGCCAGTGCCCAGGTGCTGTTGGATGACTTCCGGCGCTTATACCCTTCCATCCAAATTGAGTACAACGACCTAGGGACGCAAGCCATCTACGACCGCTTTGTAAGCGAAACCGCTGCCGGAGCCCAAAGCGCCGACCTCCTCTGGTCCAGCGCCATGGAGCTCCAGGTGAAGCTAGCCAGCGAGGGGTACGCCCTTCCCTACGACGCCCCCGAGGCCAAGAACTGGCCGGCTAACGCCCGACTGGAGAACCTGGCCTACGGCACCACCCTGGAGCCCGCGGTGGTGGTCTACAACAAGCGCTTCCTCAAGCCTGAGGAGGTGCCCACCACAAGGGAAGGTCTCGCCAGGCTTCTTCAGGAGGCCAGGATGCGGGGGCGGGTGGCCACCTGGGATCCCGAGCGGAGCGCCGTGGGCTTCACCATCCTCAAGGCCGACTACGACCAGTTCCCCGCCTTCCAGAACCTGATCCGGGCTTTCGGGCGGGCCCAGGCGGCCCTCTACTCCTCTACGGGAGCGGCTTTTGAGAAGGTGATCTCGGGGGAGCACTACCTGGCCTATGGCTTCTTCGGCTCTTATGCCCTTCTTCGCCAGCGAACGGTAAAGGATTTAGGGATTGCCTACCTCACCGATGGCTCCGTAGCCATCCAGCGGGTGGCCTTCATCAACAAGAAGGCGGCCCACCCTAACGCGGCCAAACTCTTTTTGGACTACCTCCTCTCCTTGAGGGGGCAGAACCTCATGGCCTACACCGCCCTGATCTTCGCCCGCAGGGAGACGGTGGTGGGGGAGGCCACGCCCCAGGCCCTCTACAAGGCGGTGGGCGGAAAAGACAAGGTCTACGCCATCCCCGTTTCCAAGGAGATACTCAAGAACCTAGACCCTGCGGAGCGGGTGCGTTTCCTCACCTTCTGGCGCCAGGCCATAAGGGGGCAGTAG
- the serA gene encoding phosphoglycerate dehydrogenase: protein MWQVLVTDEMRLGEVKNPELRLDYRPNMPREEILRVIGKYDAIITRSRTQVDAELLEAGTRLKVVGRGGVGVDNVDLEAASRRGILVVNVPEANTRSAAELAWALLLAAARGVVESDRKIREGKWDRKYLGLELDRKTLGIVGLGRIGGQVARFAKAFDMRVLAYDPYIPRTRAETLGVELLDDLADMLRQSNFLTVHTPLTEETRGMIGRRELYLLPKGAVVVNAARGGIIDEKALLEVLEEGHLFGAGLDVFVEEPPGAEHPLVHHPKVTHTAHLGANTVEAQDRVGEAVLERVIETLRGNLAHALNTGFDPEGLQALKGWLPLGEALGKLLAQITAGRPQAVEASFYGQFEKNPEPVASAVAKGLLSRVLGAGDVNLVSAKPLLKERGIELITRHSEQAQDYRQVLEVRLETDRETRRVRGTVMGGRPRLVGVDDYRLEVVPEGFMLICTNRDQPGVVGKVGTLLGESGVNIAGMQLGRDAPGGKALFVLTIDERPNDEVLDALRGLDVLERVELAEL from the coding sequence ATGTGGCAGGTGCTCGTGACGGATGAAATGCGGCTTGGGGAGGTCAAAAACCCCGAGCTTCGGCTGGACTACCGCCCCAACATGCCCCGCGAGGAGATTCTGCGGGTCATCGGCAAGTACGACGCGATCATCACCCGTAGCCGTACTCAGGTGGACGCCGAGCTGCTCGAGGCCGGAACCCGCCTAAAGGTGGTAGGGCGCGGCGGGGTGGGCGTGGACAATGTGGACCTCGAGGCCGCCTCGAGGCGGGGCATTCTGGTAGTCAACGTGCCCGAGGCCAACACCCGTTCCGCCGCCGAGCTAGCCTGGGCTTTGCTGCTGGCCGCGGCACGGGGTGTGGTCGAATCGGACCGCAAAATCCGCGAGGGCAAGTGGGACCGTAAGTACCTGGGCCTCGAGCTGGACCGAAAAACCCTGGGCATCGTAGGGCTGGGGCGGATCGGCGGGCAGGTGGCCCGTTTCGCCAAGGCCTTCGACATGCGGGTGCTGGCCTACGACCCTTACATCCCGCGCACGCGGGCCGAAACCCTGGGGGTCGAACTCCTCGACGACCTGGCGGACATGCTGCGCCAGTCGAACTTCCTCACCGTTCATACCCCCCTCACCGAGGAGACCCGAGGGATGATCGGGCGACGCGAGCTGTACCTGCTACCCAAGGGGGCGGTGGTGGTGAACGCGGCGCGGGGCGGCATCATCGACGAGAAAGCGCTGCTCGAGGTGCTCGAGGAAGGCCACCTCTTCGGGGCGGGTCTTGACGTGTTCGTGGAGGAACCGCCAGGGGCCGAGCACCCGCTGGTGCACCATCCCAAGGTGACCCACACCGCTCACCTGGGGGCCAACACCGTGGAGGCCCAAGACCGGGTGGGAGAAGCCGTGCTCGAGCGGGTCATTGAAACCCTGCGGGGCAACCTGGCCCACGCCCTCAACACCGGCTTCGACCCCGAAGGCTTACAGGCCCTAAAGGGGTGGCTGCCGCTGGGTGAGGCTTTGGGTAAGCTGCTGGCCCAGATCACCGCAGGACGCCCCCAGGCCGTAGAGGCAAGTTTTTACGGACAGTTCGAGAAAAACCCCGAGCCAGTGGCCTCCGCGGTAGCCAAAGGCCTCCTCAGCCGGGTGCTGGGAGCGGGGGATGTGAATTTGGTCTCGGCCAAGCCTCTGCTCAAGGAGCGCGGCATCGAGCTCATCACCCGCCATTCCGAACAGGCCCAGGACTACCGCCAGGTGCTCGAGGTACGCCTCGAGACCGACCGGGAGACCCGCCGGGTGCGGGGCACGGTGATGGGCGGCAGGCCTCGCCTGGTGGGGGTGGACGATTACCGGCTGGAGGTCGTCCCTGAAGGCTTCATGCTGATCTGCACCAACCGCGACCAGCCCGGGGTGGTGGGCAAGGTCGGCACCCTGTTAGGTGAGAGCGGGGTCAACATCGCTGGGATGCAGCTCGGGCGGGACGCACCGGGCGGGAAAGCCCTCTTCGTGCTGACCATTGACGAGCGCCCCAACGATGAGGTCCTGGACGCGCTGCGCGGCCTGGACGTGCTCGAGCGCGTCGAGTTAGCCGAGCTGTGA
- a CDS encoding alanine--glyoxylate aminotransferase family protein: MSVYRNRLLTPGPVELHPKALEALARPQLHHRTDEARALFHAAREGLRQAWNTEGEVLLLTGSGTLAMEALVLNLFAPGQRVWVPVHGKFSERWAEIAESLGLVVVRQDLEWGRVVKPEMVEGLSGPFHGTLLTHSESSTGAQNDVRALAQAFKSRFPDSLVVADMVTSLLISPVALEAWGIDAAASGSQKGTMCPPGLGYAALSPRALERLNPRGYYMNLAKERKAQAEGESAWTPAINLVAAVAGVLGEVLPGLEAHLHLKARQTELLYGAGESVGLRVVPEVKSPAAACFYLPEGVKYAQVKEAFAQRGATIIGGQGVLKGKIFRISLMGYSDIYDAYAVAELMKDAVRSLG, from the coding sequence ATGTCGGTATACCGAAACCGCCTCCTCACCCCAGGCCCGGTCGAACTCCACCCCAAAGCCCTCGAGGCCCTCGCCCGACCACAACTCCACCATCGCACCGACGAGGCCCGAGCGCTCTTCCACGCCGCCCGGGAGGGCCTCCGGCAGGCTTGGAACACCGAAGGCGAAGTGCTCCTCCTCACCGGCTCGGGCACCCTCGCCATGGAAGCGCTGGTGCTCAACCTCTTCGCCCCCGGCCAGCGGGTCTGGGTACCGGTGCATGGAAAGTTTTCCGAGCGCTGGGCAGAGATCGCCGAAAGTCTGGGGCTCGTGGTGGTGCGGCAGGATCTGGAGTGGGGCCGGGTGGTGAAGCCCGAGATGGTCGAGGGGTTGTCCGGTCCCTTCCACGGGACCTTGCTCACCCACTCGGAATCTTCCACAGGAGCCCAGAACGACGTCCGGGCGCTGGCCCAGGCCTTCAAGTCCCGCTTCCCGGATTCGCTGGTGGTGGCCGATATGGTCACGAGCCTGCTCATTTCGCCGGTGGCGCTCGAGGCCTGGGGGATTGACGCCGCCGCTTCGGGCTCGCAGAAGGGGACCATGTGCCCGCCGGGGCTGGGCTATGCCGCGCTCTCGCCCAGGGCGCTCGAGCGCCTCAACCCCAGGGGCTACTACATGAACCTGGCGAAGGAGCGCAAAGCGCAAGCCGAGGGAGAGTCGGCCTGGACCCCGGCCATCAACCTGGTAGCGGCGGTGGCGGGGGTGCTGGGGGAAGTGCTGCCGGGGCTCGAGGCGCACCTCCACCTCAAGGCCCGGCAGACCGAGTTGCTCTACGGGGCCGGGGAGTCGGTCGGGCTCAGGGTCGTCCCGGAAGTCAAAAGCCCAGCTGCCGCCTGCTTTTACTTGCCCGAAGGGGTCAAGTATGCCCAGGTAAAAGAGGCCTTCGCCCAGCGCGGGGCCACCATCATCGGCGGGCAAGGCGTGCTCAAGGGGAAGATCTTCCGAATTTCGCTGATGGGATACTCCGACATCTACGACGCCTACGCGGTAGCCGAGCTGATGAAAGACGCGGTTCGGTCATTGGGCTAG
- the mqnP gene encoding menaquinone biosynthesis prenyltransferase MqnP has protein sequence MTARLRTYLELVRFEHTLFALPFAYGGMLLAKPGWPGLQIFLWVTVAMVGARTAAMALNRLIDWRIDARNPRTAQRHLPRGVVKPAEVITLSVLGLLCLALAAFNLNPLTARLLPVAVFFLVGYSYTKRFTWLCHYWLGLTIGAASAGGWIAVTGSFEPATFALWAGVALWLAGFDILYATQDAQFDRENHIYSIPAKFGIAQALKIARYTHLGTWLFFVLTGILTGAGEIYFLGMVFVGAVLWYEHHLVKPDDLSKVDQAFFQANVVVSIGMLVIIALETWL, from the coding sequence ATGACCGCGCGCCTTCGCACATACCTCGAGCTAGTCCGCTTCGAGCACACCCTGTTCGCCCTGCCCTTCGCCTACGGAGGAATGCTGTTGGCCAAGCCGGGGTGGCCCGGTTTGCAGATCTTCCTTTGGGTCACGGTGGCGATGGTGGGGGCCCGTACCGCGGCGATGGCCCTCAACCGGCTCATCGACTGGCGCATCGACGCGCGGAATCCGCGCACCGCCCAGCGGCACCTGCCCAGGGGGGTGGTCAAGCCGGCGGAGGTGATCACCCTCTCGGTGCTGGGCCTTCTCTGCCTGGCCTTGGCGGCCTTCAACCTCAACCCCCTTACCGCCAGGCTCCTGCCGGTGGCGGTGTTCTTTTTGGTCGGCTACAGCTATACCAAGCGCTTCACCTGGCTTTGCCACTACTGGCTTGGCCTCACCATCGGCGCAGCCTCGGCGGGTGGTTGGATCGCCGTTACCGGCTCCTTTGAGCCCGCGACCTTCGCCCTGTGGGCCGGGGTGGCGCTGTGGCTGGCGGGGTTCGATATCCTCTACGCCACCCAGGACGCTCAGTTTGACCGGGAGAACCACATTTACAGCATCCCGGCCAAGTTTGGCATCGCCCAAGCGCTCAAGATCGCCCGCTATACCCATCTGGGAACTTGGTTGTTCTTCGTGCTGACCGGGATTCTGACCGGGGCAGGCGAGATCTACTTCCTGGGGATGGTCTTTGTGGGAGCGGTGCTATGGTATGAGCACCACCTGGTGAAGCCCGATGACCTTTCCAAGGTGGACCAAGCCTTTTTCCAGGCCAACGTGGTGGTGAGCATCGGGATGCTGGTCATCATCGCGCTCGAGACCTGGCTGTGA
- a CDS encoding DeoR/GlpR family DNA-binding transcription regulator, producing MPSLEATLRHQAILEHLRQEGQVRVAELAQRFAVSAVTIRADLEHLERQGALRRTRGGAVPAQQRRFELPLEASRQVHAREKERIGRYAAGLVRDGETIILDVGSTTTELARALPPGLRNVVVVTSALNIALLLESHPGITVVVTGGTLRPLQHSLVNPYGTVLLREINADKAFIGCNGVHPEKGFTNTNLQEAEVKRAMIEAARETVVLADHSKIMQVATARIAPLGAARLLVTSPKARPEDLEALRKVGLEIALST from the coding sequence ATGCCTTCCCTCGAGGCCACCCTGCGCCACCAAGCCATCCTCGAGCACCTACGCCAAGAAGGGCAGGTGCGGGTTGCTGAGCTTGCCCAACGTTTTGCGGTCTCGGCCGTTACGATCCGCGCCGACCTCGAGCACCTCGAGCGACAGGGGGCGCTCCGGCGCACCCGGGGGGGCGCGGTCCCGGCCCAGCAGCGGCGGTTCGAACTCCCGCTCGAGGCCAGCCGCCAGGTCCACGCCCGCGAGAAGGAGCGGATCGGACGCTACGCGGCGGGGCTGGTCCGCGACGGAGAGACCATCATCCTGGACGTGGGCAGTACCACCACCGAGCTGGCTCGAGCGCTGCCGCCCGGCTTGCGCAACGTAGTGGTGGTCACCAGCGCGCTCAACATTGCCCTGCTGCTGGAGTCGCATCCCGGCATCACCGTGGTGGTGACGGGCGGAACCCTGCGCCCCCTGCAGCACTCGCTGGTCAACCCCTACGGCACCGTGCTGCTCCGGGAGATCAACGCCGACAAGGCCTTTATCGGCTGTAACGGGGTCCATCCCGAGAAAGGCTTCACCAATACCAACCTGCAAGAGGCCGAGGTCAAGCGGGCCATGATCGAAGCAGCCCGTGAAACGGTAGTCCTCGCCGACCATTCCAAGATCATGCAGGTGGCCACCGCCCGGATTGCCCCACTCGGGGCGGCCCGGCTCCTGGTGACCAGCCCGAAAGCTCGGCCTGAAGACTTGGAGGCCCTGCGCAAGGTTGGGCTCGAGATCGCGCTGAGCACGTGA
- a CDS encoding ABC transporter substrate-binding protein — translation MKRRMWLIAALGALLLTVGLTQSNLTGKLVYNSNQSDPVPRKFDSMVVELFKKRNPNLQMEFNTVDHETFQNVSIRTYLASDNPPDVLTWFAGNRMRAFSSRGLAADITDVWKANNWEKVYPKGFQALSKDASGKYVFVPVSYYWWAVYYRKDIFAKLGLKEPKTWDEFLAVCKKLKDAGYVPIANAAKETWPQGGWFDFLDMRVNGPAFHKDLTDGKIPYTDARVKKVFSYWRQLVDNKYLLENPAAYTWQDAANLMIQGKAAMYLMGDFLRDQYPDDREAAELDFFRFPIIDPKVPIGEEAPTDGYFIPAKAKNLANAKAFLSFLGSKEVAELAAKEVGRLPVRSDVDVKTLFKDKPHIQKGIALLAEADDILQFYDRDTVPEMARIGMDGFVKFLSNPDQADAILADLENQRKRIFSQQ, via the coding sequence ATGAAGCGAAGGATGTGGTTGATCGCAGCTTTGGGTGCACTCTTGTTGACCGTGGGCTTGACCCAAAGCAACCTCACCGGCAAACTGGTCTACAACTCCAACCAGTCCGACCCCGTACCGCGCAAGTTCGACTCCATGGTGGTGGAGCTGTTCAAAAAGCGCAACCCCAACCTCCAGATGGAGTTCAACACCGTAGACCACGAGACCTTCCAAAACGTCTCCATCCGCACCTACCTGGCCTCCGACAACCCGCCCGACGTGCTCACCTGGTTCGCCGGGAACCGCATGCGGGCCTTCAGCAGCCGGGGCCTGGCCGCCGACATCACCGATGTGTGGAAGGCCAACAACTGGGAGAAGGTCTACCCCAAAGGCTTCCAGGCCCTCTCCAAGGACGCCAGCGGCAAGTACGTCTTCGTGCCGGTGAGCTACTACTGGTGGGCGGTGTACTACCGCAAGGACATCTTCGCCAAGCTGGGCCTTAAGGAGCCCAAGACCTGGGACGAATTCCTGGCGGTGTGCAAAAAGCTCAAAGACGCAGGCTATGTCCCCATCGCCAACGCCGCCAAAGAGACCTGGCCCCAGGGCGGCTGGTTCGACTTCCTGGACATGCGGGTCAACGGCCCCGCTTTCCACAAAGACCTCACCGACGGCAAGATCCCCTACACCGACGCCCGGGTGAAGAAGGTCTTCAGCTACTGGCGCCAGCTCGTCGATAACAAGTACCTGCTCGAGAACCCCGCCGCCTACACCTGGCAGGATGCCGCCAACCTGATGATCCAGGGCAAGGCCGCCATGTACCTGATGGGCGACTTCCTGCGCGACCAGTACCCCGACGACCGCGAGGCCGCCGAGCTGGACTTCTTCCGCTTCCCCATCATCGATCCCAAGGTGCCTATCGGCGAAGAGGCCCCCACCGACGGCTACTTCATCCCCGCCAAGGCCAAGAACCTGGCCAACGCCAAGGCCTTCTTGAGCTTCCTGGGCTCCAAGGAGGTGGCCGAGTTGGCCGCCAAGGAAGTAGGACGCCTGCCGGTGCGCAGCGATGTGGACGTCAAGACCCTCTTCAAGGACAAGCCCCACATCCAAAAGGGCATCGCCCTCCTGGCCGAGGCCGACGACATCTTGCAGTTCTACGACCGCGACACGGTGCCGGAGATGGCCCGCATCGGGATGGATGGCTTCGTGAAGTTCCTCAGCAACCCCGACCAGGCCGACGCCATCCTGGCCGACCTCGAGAACCAACGCAAGCGCATCTTCAGCCAACAGTAA
- a CDS encoding carbohydrate ABC transporter permease — MQITPRLRRNPRRAASFYQARWLVVFLGLPLLLYSVWVIYPFVRTFTLAFTNYDGLSPAQWVGWQNFREMFQTEAFRLALWHNLIWILIFITVPTSAGLGLAMVLNQGVRFDRFLKIAYYLPLVLAPVVTAMVWGWIYHPQQGLVNTVIAGFLGLLKAVGFDVNPEEARSIGWLGDPKLALISVIAAAVWRQVGYVMVLYLAGLKTLDAEVLEAARVDGAEGFSLFRHIIFPMLAPVTTVVVVISIVDSLRSFDLVNVMTDGGPFNSSEVLANYMVKTAFHDYRQGYAAAVAVILFLITFVFTLVYLRQVMAQEERNR; from the coding sequence GTGCAAATCACACCCCGGCTCCGCCGGAACCCGAGGAGAGCCGCGAGCTTCTACCAGGCCAGGTGGCTGGTGGTGTTCTTGGGGCTCCCGCTGCTGTTGTACTCGGTGTGGGTGATCTACCCTTTCGTCCGCACCTTCACCCTGGCCTTCACCAACTACGACGGGCTTTCCCCGGCCCAGTGGGTCGGCTGGCAGAACTTCCGGGAGATGTTCCAGACCGAGGCCTTCCGGCTGGCCCTGTGGCACAACCTGATCTGGATCCTGATCTTCATCACCGTGCCCACCTCCGCCGGGCTGGGCTTAGCGATGGTGCTCAACCAGGGGGTGCGCTTTGACCGTTTCCTGAAGATCGCCTACTACCTGCCGCTGGTGCTGGCCCCGGTGGTCACGGCGATGGTCTGGGGCTGGATCTACCATCCCCAGCAGGGGCTGGTCAACACCGTGATCGCCGGGTTTTTGGGCCTCCTCAAGGCCGTGGGGTTCGACGTAAACCCCGAGGAGGCCCGCAGCATCGGCTGGCTGGGCGACCCAAAGCTGGCCCTGATCTCGGTGATCGCCGCGGCGGTGTGGCGGCAGGTGGGGTACGTGATGGTGCTCTACCTGGCGGGGCTCAAGACCCTCGACGCGGAGGTGCTCGAGGCCGCCCGGGTAGACGGGGCTGAGGGGTTCAGCCTCTTCCGCCACATCATCTTCCCCATGTTGGCCCCGGTGACCACGGTGGTGGTGGTGATCTCCATCGTGGATAGCCTGCGCAGCTTCGACCTGGTCAATGTCATGACCGACGGGGGCCCCTTCAACAGCTCCGAGGTTTTGGCCAACTACATGGTCAAGACCGCTTTCCACGACTACCGACAGGGCTACGCCGCAGCGGTGGCGGTGATCCTCTTTCTGATCACCTTCGTGTTCACGCTGGTCTACCTGCGTCAGGTGATGGCGCAGGAGGAGAGAAACCGATGA